The nucleotide sequence TGGCGCTGTTGTGTTGCCCGGCCTTTCGTGGTCGGCTCTTGCTTCAGTTCAGCCTGCGGAGAGATTTGAGATCAGGCGCAGACCACTTGTTGTTCAGCCGGTACTTACACATGAGGTGCCTGTGCGGCGCGAACAGACTTCATGGAGAAACTGGGGGGGACTGGAGACAGAGGAGGATGCGGACTGCGAAGTGGTCAGGATCCGCGGCGAGCTTGACGCACTGAGGTCCGCCGCAGATTTTCCTGTTGATTTCCTTCCGGTGGAAAAGGTAAAGGCAACAGGGGACCTTGATAATGTCGGGGGACTGCAACAGGCTGATCTTATTATTGTTTATGCCGCAGGCGGAGGCAGCGGCATCTTTGATGCTTTGCATGAGACAGGTAAAGATATTATCTTTTTCTGCCGCCACAGATCGGGTCCGGTCTACCTGTGGTACGAGATAATCAGTCCCCGCTACCTCAGGCGGCACACTGACGGGCATTCCATACCCGGTATCGGCTTCGACGATGTGGTTATCGACAGCCACGATGAGATGCTCTGGAGGCTCAGGTCGCTTTGCGGACTTAAAAACACGCTGAACACCAATATTATTGCAATAGGAGGAGCAGCGGCATGGTCGCAGCCGGCTGATGTTGTCGGAAAGCATGTAAGCGGGAAATACAAGTTCAATATTCATGAATTTTCCTATGATGACCTTGGCAAACTTATTACTGAGGCAATGGCCGATGAAGCAACGGTTTCAAGGGCCAGAAGCAGAGCCGCTGATTATCTCCGTGATAGCGGCGTGAGTCTTGAAACCAACAGGGAGTTTGTCGATAATTGCTTTGTCCTTGAAGATGTATTCAAAAGACTGATGGAGAAATTCAATTGCAGGGCAATAACCATCAATCATTGTATGGGGACGATTATGCCGCTTTCGCGGACAGCAGCCTGCCTGACCCTGGGATTGCTCAATGATGCCGGCTACCTGGCTTTCTGTGAATCCGACTTTGTTGTTGTACCAGCGGGAATACTGATGGCGAACATTTCCGGGAAACCGGTATTTTTCTGTAACCCTACCTATCCTCATGGCGGTATTAAAACAATTTCGCACTGCACTGCGCCAAGAAGGATGGACGGGAAAAACCTCGAACCCGCCAGGATCCTTACCCACTTTGAATCTGATTACGGCGCGGCTCCGAAGGTGGAGATGAAGATTGGACAGAAAATCACAAATATCATTCCCGATTTTTCATTCAAAAAGTACATCGGTCTGCCCGGAACGATCGTTGAGAACCCGTTTATGCCTATCTGCCGCACGCAGATCAATATCAGCTATGACTGCGACGACCTGCTGCTGGCTGAAAAGATGCCGGGCTTCCACTGGATAACCGTGTACGGTGACTACCTGAAGGAGAGTGAGTATGCCCTGAAGAAGATCGGGATTGAGCAGGAAAACCTGGTTTAAGGCAATTCGCTTCCCACAGATCCGGATCATCCTGAAGTGATCCGCAACCTGCCGGTACACCATCCCGTGATCTGGATTGATCTGTAATGATACAGGGATGGTTATTGTAACAGCACCTGAAAATTAATGATTTCATAATACTGATTATTTCTGTATGCAATTCGAGATATATTATTTTTGAAAATTATTAGATTACAAATAATAAAACTATTTCTTATGCAAATGAAGAGAGAAGATAATGCTAAAGCTTTCGTGTTAGCAAAGTTATATCCGGGAATTTTAGCCGCTATCCTGGTTATACTTTTTACTTTTCAGGGTTGTACATCCCGGTTGACGATTGTAGATCCCTACGAGAGTGTTGACTGGGAGACGCATATTCAGTACAAGGCCAATTTCCATACTCATACCACTATGAGTGACGGAAGGCTGAATCCTCATACGGTAGTGGACCGGTACCATCAGCTTGGATATGACATCCTGGCAATTACCGATCACAATGAAGTGACGTGGCCGTGGACCGCTTTCGCCGAAATGGAGCCGAGCCGGACCACGCTCAACAGGATGGAGAGCGCACCGGAGACGATGCCTGATAATTTTGATTTTGAGAACCGTGATCCGGTTGCTTTACAAATGGTAGATATCCAGGCAAACGAACTTTCAAGGCATCACCACATGGGTAGTTTCTTCAACGACCACAACAACACTGCAACCGAGGAGGAGTCACTGGACGCAACAGCGGCAAAGGGTGGAATTACCATGCTGTACCACCCTGGCCGTTACCAGGAGAGAAACCCTGAATATTATAACCTACAGTGGTATCTTGAGGTTTACGGGAACTACGACCATCTTTTTGGTTTGGAGGTTTATAATCAGGGTGACCGTTATCCGAATGACAGGCATATGTGGGATTCAATCCTTACAGTTATGATGCCCGGCAGGCCGGTTTGGGGGTATTCAAACGACGACATGCATACAGAACCGCATATTGGCCGGAATTGGAATATGCTGATCCTGCCCGAGCTGAATCATGAGCAGGTGCGCCTGGGGATGGAAAACGGGCTCAGTTATTTCATATACGCGCCGGGCGGGCACGATGGTCCGCTACCTCCTGTTATAGAAGCGGTAAAGGTGAACAACAGGAGAGCCACCATTGAAATTACTGCCACCGGTTACAATTCGGTAGTATGGAAAACAGGCGGGAATGTTGTATATGAAGGAAATATTATAAATCTCAACGAGCTGGAGGAAAGCTACACCTATGTAAGGGCAAAGCTTTACGGCGAGGGTAAGACAGTTGCCGGAACACAGCCTTTCGGACTGCGGAGATAAGAAGTTGCAGCTCTGCTACCTTCGGCGGGATTAGCTATGAGTTGATGT is from Marinilabiliales bacterium and encodes:
- a CDS encoding sugar isomerase translates to MRRRPLVVQPVLTHEVPVRREQTSWRNWGGLETEEDADCEVVRIRGELDALRSAADFPVDFLPVEKVKATGDLDNVGGLQQADLIIVYAAGGGSGIFDALHETGKDIIFFCRHRSGPVYLWYEIISPRYLRRHTDGHSIPGIGFDDVVIDSHDEMLWRLRSLCGLKNTLNTNIIAIGGAAAWSQPADVVGKHVSGKYKFNIHEFSYDDLGKLITEAMADEATVSRARSRAADYLRDSGVSLETNREFVDNCFVLEDVFKRLMEKFNCRAITINHCMGTIMPLSRTAACLTLGLLNDAGYLAFCESDFVVVPAGILMANISGKPVFFCNPTYPHGGIKTISHCTAPRRMDGKNLEPARILTHFESDYGAAPKVEMKIGQKITNIIPDFSFKKYIGLPGTIVENPFMPICRTQINISYDCDDLLLAEKMPGFHWITVYGDYLKESEYALKKIGIEQENLV